One part of the Solanum dulcamara chromosome 8, daSolDulc1.2, whole genome shotgun sequence genome encodes these proteins:
- the LOC129899682 gene encoding two-component response regulator-like APRR2, whose amino-acid sequence MVCTENELLEWKDFPKGLGVLLLDKDSNSASQMESRLQEMDYIVYTFCNENEALSAISSKSEVFHVAIVEVSADNSDGGLKFLECAKDLPTIMMSDIHSISTMMKCIALGAVEFLQKPLSDDKLRNIWQHVVHKAFHSGGKNVSESLKPVKESLISMLEIQPVKREADNENSSEAEPLTSVVENQKVSSPCCDKYPAPSTPQQKQGVRSVDDGDFQDHTILPNEQDSGAHEGDAKSVETTCCDFVAETTVPADSSERLGEAITKEEHDSAADQNMEDPIATCSRSNDYPVNGSTRSADPNKASGLHSSSGTKANKKKMKVDWTPELHKKFVKAVEKIGIDQAIPSRILELMKVEGLTRHNIASHLQKFRMQRRQILPKEDEKRWPRPQPRDSVQRTYYPHNPIMAFPTYHSNHVPTAGQFYPSWIPPGGYPNGAHMWGSPYHSGWQPPEAWQWNPQPGLCADVWGCPVTPPSLGSCSPYPQNAAGFHRAEGIQNRYSIIEKSVNLHPAEEVIDKVVKEAINKPWLPLPLGLKPPSTESVLDALSKQGISTVPSRINGSRRPY is encoded by the exons ATGGTTTGCACTGAGAATGAATTATTGGAGTGGAAAGATTTCCCAAAAGGACTTGGAGTCCTCCTTCTTGATAAAGACTCCAATTCTGCCTCTCAAATGGAATCAAGGCTTCAAGAAATGGATTATATAG TTTACACATTCTGCAATGAGAATGAGGCTTTATCTGCAATCTCAAGCAAGTCGGAAGTATTCCATGTTGCCATTGTAGAg GTAAGTGCTGACAACAGCGATGGAGGACTCAAATTTCTCGAATGTGCTAAAGATCTGCCAACTATAA TGATGTCAGATATTCACTCTATTAGCACCATGATGAAGTGTATAGCG CTGGGTGCAGTTGAGTTCCTTCAGAAACCATTATCAGATGATAAACTGAGAAACATATGGCAGCATGTAGTTCACAAG GCATTTCATTCAGGAGGAAAGAATGTCTCTGAGTCACTTAAGCCGGTTAAAGAATCTCTTATATCCATGCTAGAGATCCAACCTGTAAAGCGCGAAGCAGACAATGAGAACTCTAGTGAAGCTGAACCCTTGACATCAGTGGTGGAAAACCAAAAAGTATCATCACCATGCTGCGATAAATATCCTGCTCCTTCAACCCCACAACAGAAACAAGGAGTGAGGTCAGTGGATGATGGTGATTTCCAAGATCATACTATCTTGCCAAATGAACAAGATAGTGGGGCACATGAAGGGGACGCAAAATCTGTCGAAACTACTTgttgtgattttgttgctgAGACTACTGTCCCAGCAGATTCTTCCGAACGATTAGGAGAGGCTATCACAAAGGAGGAGCATGATTCTGCTGCTGATCAAAATATGGAGGATCCTATTGCTACTTGTTCACGAAGTAATGACTACCCAGTCAATGGCAGTACTCGTTCTGCAGACCCAAATAAAGCTTCTGGTCTCCATAGTTCAAGTGGGACAAAagctaataagaagaaaatgaag GTAGACTGGACGCCTGAACTACACAAGAAATTTGTTAAAGCAGTCGAGAAAATTGGTATAGATCAAGCCATTCCTTCTCGAATACTAGAGCTGATGAAAGTAGAAGGACTGACAAGACATAATATAGCTAGCCATCTCCAG AAATTCAGAATGCAGCGGAGGCAAATTTTGCCAAAGGAAGACGAGAAAAGATGGCCTCGCCCTCAACCTAGAGATTCAGTACAGAGGACCTATTATCCACATAACCCTATCATGGCCTTCCCAACATATCATTCTAATCATGTACCCACAGCTGGACAATTCTATCCATCCTGGATACCACCAGGAGGTTACCCGAATGGTGCACATATGTGGGGTTCGCCTTATCATTCTGGATGGCAGCCGCCTGAGGCGTGGCAGTGGAATCCTCAACCAGGG CTTTGTGCTGATGTATGGGGTTGCCCCGTTACGCCTCCATCTTTAGGATCATGTTCACCGTACCCTCAG AATGCAGCTGGATTTCACAGGGCTGAGGGAATACAGAACAGATATAGCATAATAGAGAAATCAGTTAATCTTCATCCG GCGGAGGAGGTGATAGATAAGGTAGTGAAGGAGGCAATAAACAAGCCATGGTTGCCACTGCCCTTGGGCCTAAAACCTCCTTCAACGGAGAGTGTTCTCGACGCGCTGTCTAAACAAGGCATCTCCACCGTCCCTTCACGCATCAACGGCTCCCGTCGCCCCTACTGA